Proteins from a single region of Streptomyces sp. TN58:
- a CDS encoding S66 family peptidase, with the protein MIEFVYPPKPRPGDRVAILSPSSGLPGLFPLPYELGLRRLRDDFGLEPVEYPTTRKMGATPQERAADVHAAFADPGVKAVISSIGGDDQITVLPHLDGDLLRAHPKPFLGYSDNTNLLLFLRNLGIVGYHGASVMVELGRPGAMHPATAASLRAALFTSGAYELNRSGEYGDENRPWEDPRTFESEPLMERSYGWTWHNDDRVVEGPGWGGNLEIISWMLMADRAVLPAESYAGDVLFLETSEEMPRAEEVYRILRNMGERGLLRQFPALLMGRAKSWSFENRFEATRKERYREEQRAAVLRALRQYAPDTMVVFDVDLGHTDPQLVIPVGGRIRVDGPARRITVTY; encoded by the coding sequence ATGATCGAATTCGTGTATCCGCCCAAGCCCCGCCCGGGGGACCGCGTCGCGATCCTGTCGCCCTCGTCCGGACTGCCCGGCCTCTTCCCGCTCCCCTACGAGCTGGGGCTGCGCAGGCTCCGGGACGACTTCGGGCTGGAGCCCGTGGAGTACCCCACCACACGGAAGATGGGTGCGACGCCGCAGGAGCGGGCCGCGGACGTCCACGCCGCCTTCGCCGACCCCGGCGTCAAGGCGGTGATCTCCAGCATCGGTGGCGACGACCAGATCACCGTCCTCCCCCACCTCGACGGCGACCTCCTGCGCGCCCACCCCAAGCCGTTCCTCGGCTACAGCGACAACACCAACCTGCTGCTGTTCCTGCGGAACCTGGGCATCGTCGGCTACCACGGCGCCTCGGTGATGGTCGAGCTCGGCCGGCCCGGAGCGATGCACCCGGCCACCGCCGCCTCCCTCCGGGCCGCGTTGTTCACCTCGGGCGCCTACGAGCTCAACCGGTCGGGCGAGTACGGGGACGAGAACCGGCCCTGGGAGGATCCGCGGACCTTCGAGTCCGAGCCGCTGATGGAACGCTCCTACGGCTGGACCTGGCACAACGACGACCGGGTGGTCGAAGGACCCGGCTGGGGCGGCAATCTGGAGATCATCTCCTGGATGCTGATGGCCGACCGCGCGGTGCTGCCCGCCGAGTCCTACGCCGGCGACGTGCTCTTCCTGGAGACCTCCGAGGAGATGCCGCGCGCCGAGGAGGTCTACCGGATCCTGCGGAACATGGGCGAGCGCGGCCTGCTGCGGCAGTTCCCCGCGCTGCTGATGGGCAGGGCGAAGAGCTGGTCGTTCGAGAACCGGTTCGAGGCGACACGCAAGGAGCGCTACCGCGAGGAGCAGCGCGCGGCCGTCCTGCGCGCGCTGCGGCAGTACGCCCCTGACACCATGGTGGTCTTCGACGTGGACCTCGGCCACACCGACCCGCAGCTCGTGATCCCCGTGGGCGGGCGGATCCGGGTGGACGGGCCGGCCCGTCGGATCACCGTCACCTACTGA
- a CDS encoding AI-2E family transporter, translating into MAADAAATGTAAAWPADPASPPGPVGPGTPPAGTPPTGGEERMPRWLPRAVVLVLALVACFQLGSWAFHQLIGLLVNILIAFFLALAIEPAVARMAAGGMRRGLATFLMFTAVVVVSAGFLALLGSLLAGQIVAMVEGFPGYLDKVINAINSTFNTDLSRLEIQESVLRSDWLRKYVQNSASGVLDVSATVLGGLFKLLTIGLFSFYFAADGPRLRRALCSVLPPAKQAEVLRAWEIAVAKTGGYLYSRGLMALISGVATYIVLAVLEVPYAPALAVWVGLVSQFIPTIGTYLAGALPVLLAFTVNPWYALYVLGFVVVYQQFENYVLQPKLTSKTVDIHPAVAFGSVIAGTALLGAVGALIAIPAVATLQAFLGAYVRRYELTRDADSSTSRPRRRVRLPRLR; encoded by the coding sequence GTGGCCGCGGACGCGGCGGCGACGGGCACGGCGGCGGCCTGGCCCGCCGATCCCGCCTCGCCGCCGGGCCCCGTCGGCCCCGGCACGCCTCCGGCCGGGACCCCGCCGACCGGCGGCGAGGAGCGGATGCCGCGCTGGCTGCCCCGCGCGGTGGTCCTCGTACTGGCCCTCGTCGCCTGCTTCCAGCTCGGAAGCTGGGCCTTCCACCAGCTGATCGGGCTGCTCGTCAACATCCTGATCGCGTTCTTCCTCGCGCTCGCGATCGAGCCCGCGGTGGCCAGGATGGCGGCCGGCGGCATGCGCCGCGGACTGGCCACCTTCCTGATGTTCACCGCGGTGGTCGTGGTGAGCGCGGGATTCCTGGCGCTGCTCGGCTCCCTGCTCGCCGGGCAGATCGTCGCCATGGTGGAAGGCTTCCCCGGCTACCTCGACAAGGTGATCAACGCCATCAACTCCACCTTCAACACGGACCTGTCCCGGCTGGAGATCCAGGAGAGCGTCCTGCGCTCCGACTGGCTGCGCAAGTACGTGCAGAACAGCGCGTCCGGCGTGCTCGACGTGTCCGCCACCGTGCTCGGCGGGCTCTTCAAGCTGCTGACGATCGGGCTGTTCTCCTTCTACTTCGCCGCCGACGGACCGAGGCTGCGGCGCGCCCTGTGCTCCGTGCTGCCGCCCGCCAAGCAGGCCGAGGTGCTGCGCGCCTGGGAGATCGCCGTCGCCAAGACGGGCGGCTACCTCTACTCGCGCGGGCTGATGGCGTTGATCTCGGGTGTCGCGACCTACATCGTGCTGGCCGTCCTCGAAGTGCCGTACGCGCCCGCGCTCGCCGTGTGGGTGGGGCTGGTCTCGCAGTTCATCCCCACCATCGGCACCTATCTCGCGGGCGCGCTGCCGGTCCTGCTCGCCTTCACCGTCAACCCCTGGTACGCGCTGTACGTCCTCGGATTCGTGGTGGTCTACCAGCAGTTCGAGAACTACGTGCTCCAGCCGAAGCTGACCTCGAAGACCGTCGACATCCACCCGGCGGTGGCCTTCGGATCGGTCATCGCGGGCACCGCCCTGCTGGGCGCGGTCGGGGCGCTGATCGCGATCCCCGCCGTCGCCACGCTGCAGGCTTTCCTCGGCGCGTACGTCAGGCGCTACGAGCTGACGCGGGACGCGGACTCCTCTACTTCGCGTCCTCGCCGCCGAGTACGGCTGCCAAGGCTTCGTTGA
- a CDS encoding PP2C family protein-serine/threonine phosphatase → MRLSPVILTVVIASLAYNTPPEMAFSRLLPAAPALAAAMWPVLPTVLLGTVCLVLMVGLSLVFPDLGTWWTVGGIVAVTVAAAYGSHVRLQRERTLFQVRLVADAAQQVVLSPMPRRFGSVEIESLYLAAAAEARIGGDFYEVVDTPHGVRLLIGDVRGKGLPAVGAAAAIVNAFREAAYGETDLVDVARRLDASSMRYNAAFPPEGPMERFATALLVQIPHEGRRIDILNCGHPPPLLLTRGGIRSLESASPSPLLSLADLIGDDYSVDSFDFAPDDLLLLYTDGIAEARARDGEFFPLAAWMGRQPPAPPRDLLTALHHDLLRHSRGRLDDDIAALAVRLRGPQGAQAQAS, encoded by the coding sequence GTGCGGCTGTCGCCGGTCATCCTGACCGTCGTCATCGCCAGCCTGGCATACAACACTCCGCCGGAGATGGCCTTCAGCCGCCTCCTGCCCGCGGCGCCGGCCCTCGCCGCCGCCATGTGGCCGGTCCTCCCCACCGTCCTGCTCGGGACGGTGTGCCTGGTCCTGATGGTCGGCCTCAGCCTCGTCTTCCCCGACCTGGGCACGTGGTGGACGGTCGGCGGGATCGTCGCGGTCACCGTCGCCGCCGCGTACGGGAGCCACGTCCGGCTCCAGCGGGAGCGCACGCTCTTCCAGGTGCGGCTCGTCGCCGACGCGGCGCAGCAGGTGGTCCTGAGCCCCATGCCGCGCCGCTTCGGCAGCGTCGAGATCGAATCGCTGTACCTCGCGGCCGCCGCGGAGGCCCGTATCGGCGGGGACTTCTACGAGGTGGTCGACACCCCGCACGGGGTCCGGCTGCTCATCGGCGACGTGCGGGGCAAGGGCCTGCCGGCGGTGGGGGCGGCCGCGGCGATCGTCAACGCCTTCCGGGAGGCCGCCTACGGCGAGACCGACCTGGTCGACGTCGCCCGCCGGCTGGACGCCAGCAGCATGCGCTACAACGCCGCCTTCCCTCCCGAGGGGCCGATGGAACGATTCGCCACCGCCCTCCTCGTCCAGATCCCGCACGAGGGCAGACGCATCGACATCCTCAACTGCGGACACCCACCGCCCCTGCTCCTGACCCGCGGGGGGATCCGCTCCCTCGAATCGGCCAGTCCGTCGCCGCTGCTCAGCCTCGCCGACCTGATCGGCGACGACTACAGCGTCGACAGCTTCGACTTCGCCCCCGACGACCTGCTCCTTCTCTACACCGACGGGATCGCCGAGGCCCGCGCGCGCGACGGAGAGTTCTTCCCGCTGGCGGCCTGGATGGGCCGGCAGCCCCCGGCACCTCCCCGCGACCTGCTCACCGCCCTCCACCACGACCTCCTGCGTCACAGCAGGGGCCGTCTCGACGACGACATCGCGGCCCTCGCCGTCCGCCTGCGCGGCCCCCAGGGCGCGCAGGCGCAGGCGTCGTAG
- a CDS encoding class I SAM-dependent methyltransferase, with translation MGFYAERVVPRIVDLACGARSTRPLRRRACAGLAGEVVEIGFGTGHNVPFYPPAVTGVAAIEPSELGWKLAADRVRDSRVPVRRAGLDGRSLPFGDATFDAALSTWTLCTIPDPVAALREVRRVLKPGGALHFVEHGLAPAQDEGVRRWQRRIEPLHKRLCGGCHLTRPTVDLLTAAGFTVTELDVFYQEGAPKPFAADSLGVALAPRAAG, from the coding sequence ATGGGTTTCTACGCCGAACGGGTCGTTCCGCGGATCGTCGACCTCGCCTGCGGGGCGCGGTCGACCCGGCCGCTCAGGCGCCGCGCCTGCGCCGGCCTGGCCGGGGAGGTCGTCGAGATCGGTTTCGGCACCGGCCACAACGTGCCCTTCTATCCGCCGGCCGTCACCGGCGTGGCCGCGATCGAGCCCTCCGAACTGGGATGGAAGCTCGCGGCCGACCGCGTACGCGACTCGCGGGTCCCGGTGAGGCGGGCCGGCCTGGACGGCCGGTCGCTGCCCTTCGGGGACGCCACCTTCGACGCCGCCCTGTCCACCTGGACGCTGTGCACCATCCCGGACCCCGTGGCGGCGCTGCGCGAGGTGCGGCGCGTACTCAAACCCGGAGGCGCCCTGCACTTCGTCGAGCACGGCCTCGCCCCGGCGCAGGACGAGGGCGTGCGCCGCTGGCAGCGGCGGATCGAACCGCTGCACAAGCGGCTCTGCGGCGGGTGCCATCTGACGCGGCCGACCGTCGACCTGCTGACCGCCGCCGGCTTCACCGTCACCGAGCTCGACGTCTTCTACCAGGAGGGCGCGCCGAAGCCCTTCGCCGCCGACTCGCTCGGCGTCGCGCTCGCGCCCCGGGCGGCAGGGTGA
- the recA gene encoding recombinase RecA gives MAGTDREKALDAALAQIERQFGKGAVMRLGDKPNDPIDVIPTGSTALDIALGVGGLPRGRVVEVYGPESSGKTTLTLHAVANAQKAGGTVAFVDAEHALDPEYAKALGVDTDNLILSQPDTGEQALEIVDMLVRSGALDLIVIDSVAALVPRAEIEGEMGDSHVGLQARLMSQALRKITGALNQSKTTAIFINQLREKIGVMFGSPETTTGGRALKFYASVRIDIRRIETLKDGTEAVGNRTRCKVVKNKVAPPFKQAEFDILYGQGISREGGLIDMGVEHGFIRKAGAWYTYEGDQLGQGKENARNFLKDNPDLANEIERKIKEKLGVGVRKDGDEDTAGAAAAAPADAAAVPAPASKAKTTAKAAVAKS, from the coding sequence ATGGCAGGCACCGACCGCGAGAAGGCTCTCGACGCCGCGCTCGCACAGATTGAACGGCAATTCGGCAAGGGTGCGGTCATGCGCCTCGGCGACAAGCCGAACGACCCCATCGACGTCATCCCGACCGGGTCGACCGCGCTGGACATCGCCCTCGGTGTCGGCGGGCTGCCCCGCGGCCGTGTGGTCGAGGTGTACGGGCCGGAGTCGTCCGGTAAGACGACCCTGACCCTGCACGCCGTGGCCAACGCGCAGAAGGCCGGCGGCACCGTCGCCTTCGTGGACGCCGAGCACGCGCTCGACCCCGAGTACGCCAAGGCCCTCGGCGTCGACACCGACAACCTCATCCTCTCGCAGCCGGACACCGGTGAGCAGGCGCTGGAGATCGTGGACATGCTCGTCCGCTCCGGTGCCCTCGACCTGATCGTCATCGACTCCGTGGCGGCCCTCGTGCCGCGCGCCGAGATCGAGGGCGAGATGGGCGACTCCCACGTCGGTCTCCAGGCCCGTCTGATGAGCCAGGCACTCCGGAAGATCACCGGTGCGCTCAACCAGTCCAAGACCACCGCGATCTTCATCAACCAGCTCCGCGAGAAGATCGGCGTGATGTTCGGCTCGCCGGAGACCACGACCGGTGGCCGCGCGCTGAAGTTCTACGCCTCGGTGCGTATCGACATCCGTCGCATCGAGACCCTGAAGGACGGCACGGAGGCGGTCGGCAACCGCACCCGCTGCAAGGTCGTGAAGAACAAGGTCGCGCCGCCGTTCAAGCAGGCCGAGTTCGACATCCTCTACGGCCAGGGCATCAGCCGCGAGGGCGGCCTGATCGACATGGGCGTGGAGCACGGCTTCATCCGCAAGGCCGGCGCCTGGTACACGTACGAGGGCGACCAGCTCGGCCAGGGCAAGGAGAACGCCCGCAACTTCCTCAAGGACAACCCGGATCTCGCGAACGAGATCGAGCGGAAGATCAAGGAGAAGCTGGGCGTGGGCGTCCGCAAGGACGGCGACGAGGACACGGCCGGTGCCGCGGCCGCCGCACCCGCCGATGCCGCGGCCGTGCCCGCGCCCGCGTCGAAGGCCAAGACGACGGCCAAGGCCGCCGTGGCCAAGAGCTGA
- a CDS encoding putative leader peptide encodes MTGIDVRLWRRVHMDLLRYAGCVCRPSC; translated from the coding sequence ATGACCGGCATCGACGTGCGCCTGTGGCGGAGGGTCCATATGGACCTGCTCCGCTACGCGGGCTGCGTGTGTCGCCCTTCCTGCTGA
- a CDS encoding cysteine dioxygenase — translation MSASAPAPAYAYAPESGPAGGPTATGLLDFALRAASDPGIVASLPLDPEGRTWIRLDGPGGSEAWLIGWPPGTGTGWHDHGASLGAFATARGRLTERSLSVRLPSEGWRSLELAPGVDLSRTLAAGGGRAFGRHHVHEVLNESREEHAVSVHAYYPPLPLIRRYSRSGPVLHLEHVERPADWQ, via the coding sequence ATGTCTGCATCCGCACCCGCACCCGCGTACGCCTACGCCCCTGAGTCCGGGCCGGCCGGGGGTCCCACAGCCACCGGACTCCTCGACTTCGCCCTGCGCGCCGCGTCCGACCCCGGCATCGTGGCCTCGCTGCCGCTCGATCCGGAGGGCCGCACCTGGATCCGGCTCGACGGGCCCGGCGGCAGTGAGGCGTGGCTGATCGGCTGGCCGCCGGGCACCGGCACCGGCTGGCACGACCATGGCGCATCGCTCGGCGCGTTCGCCACCGCCCGCGGCCGCCTCACCGAGCGTTCCCTGTCCGTACGCCTGCCCTCGGAGGGCTGGCGTTCTCTGGAGCTGGCCCCCGGTGTCGACCTCAGCCGCACGCTGGCGGCGGGCGGCGGCAGGGCCTTCGGCCGCCACCACGTGCACGAGGTCCTCAACGAGTCCCGGGAGGAGCACGCGGTATCGGTGCACGCCTACTACCCGCCGCTGCCGCTGATCCGCCGGTACAGCCGCAGCGGGCCGGTGCTGCACCTAGAGCACGTCGAGCGTCCGGCGGACTGGCAGTGA
- a CDS encoding Clp protease N-terminal domain-containing protein, whose amino-acid sequence MTNPSVEPVRMTNPVRLDDLIEAINKVHTDPLEQLSGAVVAAEALGDVADHLIGHFVDQARRSGASWTDIGRSMGVTRQAAQKRFVPKADKEGAGALDPNAGFGRFTPRARNVVVTAQNEARAAGNSEIRTEHLVLGLTAEADGLAGLVLRAQEVSPDDVRAAATAALPPAQAEIPDLVPFDASAKKALELTFREALRLGHDFVGTEHILLALLELENGEGLLSGLGLDKAAAEATVNEALAAVLGGEDAK is encoded by the coding sequence ATGACGAACCCTTCGGTGGAACCCGTTCGCATGACCAATCCGGTACGCCTCGACGACCTGATCGAGGCCATCAACAAGGTCCACACCGACCCCCTGGAGCAGCTCAGCGGCGCCGTCGTCGCGGCCGAGGCCCTGGGGGACGTCGCGGACCACCTGATCGGCCACTTCGTCGACCAGGCCCGCCGCTCCGGCGCCTCCTGGACCGACATCGGCCGCAGCATGGGCGTCACCCGCCAGGCGGCCCAGAAGCGCTTCGTACCCAAGGCGGACAAGGAGGGCGCCGGCGCCCTCGACCCGAACGCGGGCTTCGGCCGCTTCACCCCCCGCGCCCGCAACGTGGTGGTCACCGCGCAGAACGAGGCCCGCGCCGCCGGCAACAGCGAGATCCGCACCGAGCACCTGGTCCTGGGCCTGACGGCCGAGGCCGACGGCCTCGCGGGACTCGTCCTGCGCGCCCAGGAGGTCTCACCGGACGACGTACGGGCCGCCGCGACCGCCGCACTCCCGCCGGCCCAGGCCGAGATCCCCGACCTCGTCCCCTTCGACGCCTCGGCGAAGAAGGCTCTGGAGCTGACCTTCCGTGAGGCCCTGCGCCTGGGCCACGACTTCGTCGGCACCGAGCACATCCTGCTCGCGCTCCTGGAGCTGGAGAACGGCGAGGGCCTGCTGAGCGGCCTCGGCCTGGACAAGGCCGCCGCCGAGGCAACCGTCAACGAAGCCTTGGCAGCCGTACTCGGCGGCGAGGACGCGAAGTAG
- a CDS encoding rhodanese-like domain-containing protein, giving the protein MSAESGPVAPVGIDELLERVRAGYARVDAQEAYAAAAAGALLVDIRYQALRDRDGLIPGALVVERNELEWRLDPTGSHRVPEATGHDLRVVVICDEGYASSLAAASLHALGLHRATDLAGGFQAWRSAGLPVVTGAAPHR; this is encoded by the coding sequence GTGAGCGCCGAGAGCGGGCCGGTCGCCCCGGTCGGCATCGACGAGTTGCTGGAGCGCGTCCGCGCGGGATACGCCCGCGTCGACGCGCAGGAGGCGTACGCGGCCGCGGCGGCCGGGGCGCTCCTGGTGGACATCCGCTACCAGGCCCTGCGGGACCGGGACGGGCTGATCCCGGGAGCGCTGGTGGTCGAGCGCAACGAGCTGGAGTGGCGGCTGGATCCGACGGGCAGCCACCGCGTCCCCGAGGCCACGGGCCACGACCTGCGGGTGGTGGTGATCTGCGACGAGGGCTACGCGTCCAGCCTCGCGGCGGCCTCGCTGCACGCCCTGGGCCTGCATCGCGCGACGGACCTGGCCGGCGGGTTCCAGGCGTGGAGGTCCGCCGGCCTCCCGGTCGTCACGGGGGCGGCGCCGCACCGCTGA
- the recX gene encoding recombination regulator RecX: MREQEGGGGSRGGREGRQEPPPQSPEEQARAICLRLLTGSPRTRRQLADALHKRGIPDEVSQEVLSRYEEVGLIDDAAFAGAWVESRHRGRGLARRALAQELRTKGVHATLVEEALGQLDSDQEEQTARELVERKLRSTRGLERDKRIRRLAGMLARKGYPEGMALRVVRRALEAEGEDADDLGWPGQ; the protein is encoded by the coding sequence GTGCGCGAGCAGGAAGGGGGCGGCGGGAGCCGCGGAGGCCGTGAGGGCCGCCAGGAGCCGCCGCCCCAGAGCCCCGAGGAGCAGGCGCGGGCGATCTGCCTGCGCCTGCTCACGGGCAGCCCGCGCACCCGCCGCCAGCTCGCGGACGCCCTGCACAAGCGCGGCATCCCCGACGAGGTGTCGCAGGAGGTCCTCTCCCGGTACGAGGAGGTGGGCCTGATCGACGACGCGGCGTTCGCCGGAGCCTGGGTCGAGTCCCGCCACCGCGGCCGGGGCCTCGCCCGCCGGGCCCTCGCCCAGGAGCTGCGCACCAAGGGGGTGCACGCCACCCTCGTGGAGGAGGCCCTGGGACAGCTGGACTCCGACCAGGAGGAGCAGACCGCCCGCGAGCTCGTGGAGCGCAAGCTGCGCTCCACCCGGGGCCTGGAACGGGACAAGCGGATCCGGCGCCTGGCCGGGATGCTCGCCCGCAAGGGCTACCCGGAGGGCATGGCCCTGCGCGTGGTCCGCCGCGCCCTGGAGGCGGAGGGCGAGGACGCCGACGACCTCGGATGGCCGGGGCAGTGA